TTGTGGCCGAGATTGCCAAAGATTTAGGCGCATTAACGGTGGCGATTGTTACCATGCCCTTTACCTTTGAAGGGCCGTTCCGCAAACGTAATGCGGAAAAGGGTTTAGAAGCATTGCGGGAACGAGTGGATACGATTATTGTAATCCAGAACGATCGCCTGTTTTCTATTATTGAGCGAAATACGTCTGTGGTGGCGGCTTTTAAAGCGGTGGACTCCATACTGCTGGAAGCCACGCGTAGTATTTCGGACCTGATCAATGTTCATGGCTACATCAATCTGGATTTTGCAGACATCCGAACCATCATGCAGGGCATGGGCGACGCTTTGATGGGGACCGGGGTTGGTATGGGCGAAAATCGCGCCATTATTGCGGCAGAACAGGCCATTAGCAGTCCCTTGCTGGATGGTGTGGAAATTTCGGGCGCGCGCGGCGTTTTGATTAATGTAACCGGCGGTCCGACCATGTCCATGCACGAAGTGGGCGAGGCTTCCACTGTTATTCAAGAAGCGGTTGGCAACGAGGCGAACGTCATTTTCGGTATGGTGATCGATGAGAATTTGACCGAAGAGCTTCGTGTAACGGTTATTGCTACCGGTTTTAATCACGAAGCGAAGCAGGCTGAGATTTTGCACACGCCTAAAGAAGAAGAAATTGAAGATGAACTCCCAATGGAAGAAGCGGATAAAGAAGAAATCGATATTCGGGAATCGACGGATTTAAAAGAATATGACAAACCGGCTTTTAAGCGCAAAGGCCAAAAAGGTAAAAGAGAGTTTTTAAATGTACCGCAGCCCAATCTGTTCTATTTAGGCGAGGAAGATATAGAGAGCGATCCGGAAAATCTGGAAATTCCGGCTTTTTTACGTAAGCAAATGGATTAGACATTTGCATGTGATTTAAAGCAAAAAAGAAAGGGCCAAAAAAGCGGTCGAGTTGTTGTCTGCGGTTAGTGGTTTAGAATCAAAAGGTTAAAGGCGTCTGGATGAAATTAAAGAATTAAACGCACAATCCGACCTTGTTATTAGAGGAATAGCAAGGAGGTTAAAAATGCAGGCTGAATTGTACGAACTTACAGAGGTTGCACAACAGTTAGGCGTGAGTCCGGAGGTCGTTAAGCGTTTTATCCGCATGGGGTTGGTTTTTCCTGCCCAGAAACATAATTACAAATTTACGCGTTACGGCGTGCGTCGCTTACAAATGATTCTTGATTTGTACGAGAAGTCTTATCCGATGGAGCGCATAGAGGCAATATTGAATCATTAATTATCATAGAACCCCACCAAAAAACAGCAGGGCTGGTCAGAGTGGATGAGCCCTGCTGTTTTTATTTTATACGGTCAGCCATTCAATAAGGGTGATTTGAAATAGAGCTCTGCGAAATGTAAAGTTTAGCGCCAGGGAGAGGACAGCGCCGCCGCGCAAAAAAATCTTTTGAAAGATTAATTGTTTTTACTGGGGTTAAAAGATTTCTCTCTTCGTTCGAAATGACAATTCATGGTTTATAGAGCGAACTCATGGATTATTATTGTAGATGTTAGTAGATGTGGAATCCTGACAAATTGGGATGTCTTTGCCTTTCGCTGCGTGGTAGTAATTGAAAAAAATGAGGAGGCGCTGGGGCTGTCCCAAAAGTCAAAGATAATGTATTTTTATAAATTTTTTCTTTACCTCACCCCCTTTAATTCCCCCTCTCCCCGATTTTCGGGAGAGGGGGACAGGGGGTGAGGGCTAATGTAAGATATACCATGAATTTAAATAAATATACATTTAATTTCGCTTTTGAGACAGCCCCGCCAATGGCGTCTCTCTCGTCCCCGCAAAACGAGATGGAATGTTGAAAATATCCGGCCGATTACCGCCCGTTGATGCGCTGTGTCTGACGTTTTACATTGGTAGTATTTCTTTCACGTATGGCGGCTTTTTTCCCTTTCGCACGTTTTTTGTCTTTCCTGCGATCTCAATACCGGCACGCAGAATGGCTAAACCGTTAAAACGGTTCCCCCTTCCGACCAATTCCTCCCCGCTTAAAAAAAAAGCCCTTTCACTCTTAAGGAAAGGGCTTAGCAAATTTTAAAAACAATCTCTATTTTTCGCTCATTACTAATATCTGGAAAGGATCTCCGTCGCACGGTCCACATAAGGGCTATCCGGATAATCCGTCCTCAGGCGTTCATACTCTTCTCTGGCTTTTTCCATATCCCCCTTCTTTAAATAGCACAGTACCAGTTTAAACTGGGCGTCTGGCGCTTTATTGGAATTGGGAAAGGTGAAGACCTTCTGAA
This sequence is a window from Caldithrix abyssi DSM 13497. Protein-coding genes within it:
- the ftsZ gene encoding cell division protein FtsZ, whose translation is MIQFDASETQGAKIKVIGVGGAGGNAINGMIEAGLQGVEFVVINTDAQDLEKSQASMRVQIGKNLTKGLGAGSNPEIGLRAIMEDKERVIEIINGADMVFVTCGLGGGTGTGAAPIVAEIAKDLGALTVAIVTMPFTFEGPFRKRNAEKGLEALRERVDTIIVIQNDRLFSIIERNTSVVAAFKAVDSILLEATRSISDLINVHGYINLDFADIRTIMQGMGDALMGTGVGMGENRAIIAAEQAISSPLLDGVEISGARGVLINVTGGPTMSMHEVGEASTVIQEAVGNEANVIFGMVIDENLTEELRVTVIATGFNHEAKQAEILHTPKEEEIEDELPMEEADKEEIDIRESTDLKEYDKPAFKRKGQKGKREFLNVPQPNLFYLGEEDIESDPENLEIPAFLRKQMD
- a CDS encoding MerR family transcriptional regulator — encoded protein: MQAELYELTEVAQQLGVSPEVVKRFIRMGLVFPAQKHNYKFTRYGVRRLQMILDLYEKSYPMERIEAILNH